caccttagtgatggggaaaatgtgttgcagtctagaacgctgcagataaagagggggatattccaaggcgactctttcagcccgctttggttttgtctggcactgaaccccctcagtaggacgctcaatagaaacggtcatggctataaaataaggtatggcgacggcgcccacgaagaagtgacccataccttttacatggacgatctcaaggtctacgctgattcacgtcagcgtctaggtgtagctatccgggttgtcgaagacataagcagggacatctgtatggagttcggcctcgacaagtgtcgctgtgtccacctgctgaaaggacaacttaccgaatctggaggctacgaggtctatgacggcgagtttataagagacatggttcgtggcgaatcctataaatatcttggattccgacagctcaccgggattcgccactccgacatcaagacggagctgcgagacaagttcttgagtcgagtgaactgtgtcctgaggactttcctcaacgcggggaacaaggtacgcgcgatcaacacattcgcggttcccctgctgaccttcagttttggtgtagtcaaatggagcaaaactgacctagaggaccttgagaggaggatgaggaaagcattcaaagaggccggaaagcaccatcctcaatcggcactggagagagtttcactaccacgcaaagaagggggacttggaatcgtcgacatttctgcactgtgtgttgcccaggtacgacaactgcgcgagtacttcgcagaacgcgccaaccaaaacgcgctataccgggctgtctgcgccgccgacagaggatacagcgctctgcacttggcgcaagcggagtaccaactcaactgcaatctgcagacagtggaggagaagattgcaacttggaagcagaaggcagtgtatggtgcccacccccatcaactggaccggccacacgtcgacaaggccgcatctaatctgtggctaacgcgtggtgaactctcttcagtagtagaagccgacatgatagccatccaggacaggataatgccgacgagaaactgcaggcggtacgtctggcatcaagacgttgatgacatttgccggatgtgccatcaaccaggtgaaaacatagagcacattatgggaggctgtcccgttttggccaacgcagcctacaccgagcgccacaacaacgtggcccgtattgttcatcgacaactggcgctccaatatgctctactggaagacaacgtaccaaactaccggtacctgcctgcacctgtcctggaaaatgaccgtttcaagctgtactgggatcgcactgttctgaccgacctctcgatccaccacaaccgcccagatataatggtttacgacaagagcgaccgcaaagtcaccatcatcgatgtcgctattccactgaaccagaatctggaggagacccacggtcgcaaaatctgcaagtaccgaccattggccgtggagcttaaggaactgtgggggctaagggaggtcccaagaattgttccagtcgttctctctggaactggaattatcccgaagacacttctggaagcgctaaaggtgttgaacatcgagaaggaattggccggcatccaaaagtcggtcatccttagcacctgcgcgattgtccgacaattcctcggtcaggactaaaacagcacgagcatgcagatacgtgcattccgcagagcctagtccccctttggcattcagaagcccgggggcaggtgaaaattctggctaggttcgcctagttaagaagtgagataagtctgccaatatgaatgcaccatcctcaatcggcactggagagagtttcactgccacgcaaagaagggggacttggaatagtcgacatatctgcactgtgtgttgcccaggtacgacaactgcgcgagtacttcgcagaacgcaccaaccaaaacgcgctataccgggctgtctgcgccgccgacagaggatacagcgctctgcacttggcgcaagcggagtaccaactcaactgcaatctgcagacagtggaggagaagattgcagcttggaagcagaaggcagtgcatggtgcccacccccatcaactggaccggccacacgtcgacaaggccgcatctaatctgtggctaacgcgtggtgaactctcttcagtagtagaagccgacatgatagccatccaggacaggataatgccgacgagaaactgcaggcggtacgtctggcatcaagacgttgatgacatttgccggatgtgccatcaaccaggtgaaaacatagagcacattatggaaggctgtcccgttttggccaacgcagcctacaccgagcgccacaacaacgtggcccgtattgttcatcgacaactggcgctccaatgtgctctactggaagacaacgtaccaaactaccggtacctgcctgcacctgtcctggaaaaaggccgtttcaagctgtactgggatcgcactgttctgaccgacctctcgatccacctcaaccgcccagatataatggtttacgacaagagcgaccgcaaagtcaccatcatcgatgtcgctattccactgaaccagaatctggaggagacccacggtcgcaaaatatgcaagtaccgaccattggccgtggagctcaaggaactgtgggggctaagggaggtcccaagaattgttccagtcgttctctctggaactggaattgtcccgaagacacttctggaagcgctaaaggtgttgaatatggagaaggaattggccggcatccaaaagtcggtcatccttagcacctgcgcgattgtccgacaatttctcggtcaggactgaaacagcacgagcatgcagatacgtgcattccgcagagcctagtccccctttggcattcagaagcccgggggcaggtgaaaattctggctaggttcgcctagttaagaagtgagataagtctgctaataaatatattgttattcattgttattaatttttatatatttttcttaaattcgaTTTATGAACTTTTCTTCCCTGTTCATCTATAATATATGTTTTATGATTTTCTAAAACTTTTATTAACTTGTAACGTGGTTCTCTTTTCGATATAGAATTGGTTTTTTCATACACATAGCTTGATATAggaaaatctatataaattggATCATTGATTTTATTATCTTTGTTCtcatataattttattattcgatctatattcttttgtttttgttttgcgaAGTCTTGCATTGATTAATTCTCTATATTAACTCCTGTATATACATTTTTAGGAGTATcattaatgaatgaatgaactgTATTATTATATTTATGAACGGCTATTTGAACTAAATCATTAATTGGTAATTCATTAATTGTACTTGTATTTCTGATAGATCTTATTATTTCTCTAATTGTAGAATGAACTCGTTCGACCTGACCATTCGTTTCTGTATGATTTACTGGAGTTTTGAATATTTGTATCCCTAGATTTCGTATTTGTTGTTCTATAATTTCAGATGTAAATGTTTTTTCATTATCTATTACAATAGTTGCTGGAACATCCCAGTCATATATTAAATCCATTAAAGGTTCTTGGACATCTAATATTGATCATGATTTTATTGGTTCAActttaacaaatttggacagtttgtctattgatgttaaaaatatattattttgattaaaaacaaaaatatctatGTGTACTATCTCGGCTGGATAGGAAGGAATTGGTGTTTTCACTGGTAAATTTCTTTGAGGTTTCCTatcgtatttttttatcttaCATATTTCACATGTATTGacaaattgttttgtttttttgttcattttagggAAATAACATATTTGTGCAACATTTTCTTTAGCATTTCGATGAGCGAATTCAtgtatatttttgatttttacaatttgttcattttcatcAGTAATATTTTCTACCTGTTTTTGTGAAAATCTAATTTTCATTCTTTGTGGATTATATGTATCTTTATAAATTTCTTGAATTAAACCCATTATTGGTTCTGTAGTCATTATTCCATTTAATATACTTGGTAAAAGAaattcttttaattttatttctaaATATTGCCTTGAAATGTGTGGTTCAGTAAAAGTATGTCTTTTATGGTTTCCAAAATATGTTGTGAAATTATAGTTTGATTGAGATCCAATTTTGAATACAAGTTGATTTATAAATACATTAATTGGAGATTCTGTAGATGGAATATAGCAATTATCATCGTTATCGGATGAGTGTAGTGTTGGAGTGAGTGAGTTTATTTGTGTAGAATGAATTAATACAttgttttctgtaattttgttatCAATTTTGACCCTTGATAAAGCATCAGCAACCACATTTGCTTTACCTTTTTTATAGAAAATTTCATGGTCGTGCTCTTCAATATAAGCTTTCCATCTTTTTAATTTGGCATTAACATTTCTAGGAGAAATAGCTAAAGTTAAAGGCATGTGATCTGTGTAGATAAGAATTTTTGCGCCATATATAAAATTTCGAAGTGAGTTCAAAGCCCATACTATAGCTAACATCTCTTTTTCATTGGTTGCATAATTTTCTTCGGTTTTAAATAGTGTtcgtgaaatgaatgaaatgggtCTATCTCCATTATCTGTTTTTTGGGATAAAACTGATCCAATTGCTTTATTTGAAGCATCAGTTGTTAATATAAATGGTTCTTTgaaatttgggaaaattaatacATCATTTGAAGATaagatatttttcaatgtttcaaaagctttaacTGCTTCTTCATTAaatgaaaaaggaaaatttCTAGATTCATGTTTCGAAATTTTTCGATGACCATCTTCGCCTCTTAGAAGAATTGTTAAtggtttttccaattttgcattATCTTTAACAAAACGTCTATAATAGCCagataataataaaaacattcTTAACTCTTTCAAATTTGTTggttggggatatttttttattgcttcAACTTTTTTGGGATTTGGCATTAAACCATTTTCTGAAACGATAAATCCCAAAAATTCTACTTTAGTTTTAAGAAATTCTGATTTATCAGGTTGTATGCTAAAATTtgcttttttcaatgtttcaaatatggtttctaaattttttaaatgttccTCAAAAGTTTTGCTGAAAATAATTATGTCATCAATATAGACATGACATATTTTACCAATATGTTCCCTAAGAACATCATCCATAACTCTTTGAAAAATGCTAGGTGCATTTTTTAAGCCAAATGGCATACGAACGAACTCGTATTTACCATTATTAATTGAAAAAGCGGTTTTTTCTATATCTTTTTCACTCATGGGaatttgatgaaaacctgaAGCAAGGTCTAAAGTGGTGAAGTATTTATTTCTTCCTAAATTTGCAAGAACTGTTGATGTATCAGGTATAGGATACCGATcactaattgtttttgaattaatttttctATAATCAACTACTAAAcggtatttttttgtattagaAGCATCGGATTTTTTTGGAACAATCCATATTGGTGAATTATAGGGAGATTTTGAAGGCCTTATAATTCCATCACTTAATAATTTTTCCATTTGTTTTTCCACTTCACCTCTAAGTGCTTGTGGATATGGATATGATTTTGAATAAATAGGATTGTCATCATTCATTCTTATTTCTGCATTTATTCCTGTAGTGAAAAACAACTTACCATCCGGTTGTTGAAAAAGATCCTGAAATTTAAGTATTAGATTATTAATTTGACGTTTTTCTATCTCCGACAAgtgttcatttttaataaaCTGATTTACTTCCTGAATCCTGTGCTGTAATAAAGGAATagtatatttattatttatcaataatttttcattGGATATGTCAATTATGGCCTTTAGATCTTTCATAGTATCATGACCAATAATAGCATCAAAAGTTTTTAGGTTATTCATATGAAACAATTCTACCATTTTATCGGAATAAGGTTGAAATAATTGAGCTtgagaatatttttcaattttaatatttCCTCCAACAGATGACACTTCAAATGGTTTCTCTAAATTGTGTGAAATTGTGGTATACTTAGgatgaatataatttttattcgatcCTGTAtcgattaaaattttcaaaggaTTAACACATTTGCCATAATATAAACAATATGGCAATGTAGATTTTACACTAAAAAATTAAGTTCGGCATTTTCAGTAGCACATTCTGGGGCTTTGTAATTTATACTGTCTAAATATCTATCGAAACCTGTACCATTAAATTCTTCATTGGCCAAATATGGCACTTGTTCAAAATATTGTTCAGTATCAATGTCGGGTTGGTCATTTGTTTgtatattgaaatttttattaGGTCTATTCACATAATTTATGTGTTTAGATCTAAGAGATTGATCTACTTCCATTGGTACAGGTTTATCGAAATTATTAACTTGTTTtggtataaatggatttcttggGATTGGAGGTGGCATTATTGGATGTCTGGGTGTATTCCAATTAGGTTTAGGTATAAAATTTTGGCGAGGTATAAAATGTGGCTATTTGTTGCCTGGTACATAGTTCGGTTGAACATATCGTGGTTGATGAGTAAAATTTGGTCGAGGTGCAAAATTAGGATTAAAATAAGGTCGTGGTGTGAAATTAGAATGTGGCATAAATTTTTGCTGATTTGAAGGTTTAGCAGGCAAAGGAATTGAATTCTTTGGTCCAGTTGATTCATAGTGTCTTGGATTAATTAAagattttctaaattcgatattCTGAAAAGTTATACAATATGCATACGCTGAGGCTAAAGAATCCGGATTATGATTCTTTAGGAATTTACCAACTTCTCCGTCAAGTCCCTTTATAAAGGAATCTATCGCTTTCTTATTAAACATATTGATCATTGCCTTTGATGCTTCTGGATGTTTATATTGCGAATCGTTTTTTATTTGTCCAGCAATGAGTGACAATAAATTATTAATTTCGTCGTAGAAAATTTCCAAACTTCTTCctttttgagttgtatgagaTAGAATATCATCTAGCGTTGTTAGATCTCTTTTATCTCCGTAGTATGTGATAAGTGTTCTTTTGATCGCATTCCAATTTAAATTGACGTTAGAGTTAACCAAAGCATTATTGGCTTCTCCCCTAATTTTTCGCCTGATTGTGGTGCATATTgcgtaaaatttatttttttgagttaCAGTACTTGATAAATTCGGCTGATACGCCTTAACTAGCACGTCAACGTCTCTTATCCAATTTGTGAGTTCGTCATTGTTTCCCGAAAAAATCGGAATTTCTTTAATTAAGTCCggaattttttcaattacagATGGATCTGCTGGAGATCCATCACTATTTTGATATATTGAAATAGGATCTCTATAATCGATAATTTCCAAGTCCGTGGTCTGTCTGTTTTCCAAAGTTTCAATCCTTTCTAATATTTCTCGAATTTGTTCCGCCATACTGATatttaaatttcgaaaattaGATATTAGGTCctcaatttttaaataatttaatttccAAAGAATAAATTAAATCGATACAAAATATATAGATTTCAAAAAATAGTTCACCTTTTTTATCACTTTATAATaaaagtttatttctttttttttaactcatttatttttttcttcactttATTTATAcacttttatataaaaaaataataataaatattaaCTTACAATATTATCCTTATATACATGGAGATCCGTCGTGGTGTTACACTTTCCCGACACGGATGTATTCTTCACGTTCCTCCACGAGCGAGTTATTGGCTGTCGTGGTTACTGGTGTACAAATCGTGCGGCTGCTACTGCGGTCAAGTGTCCCTTTTTCGTGTTCAAATAACTTAGCACTCGCGAACTTTTTCGTGGCGATTTCACTTTGCTATTTTCAACACTACTTACACACGgcggtccctattcgggcgccagttaattaAATTACTTcacatttatttaaaaaaaagtattttttattattcactTTTCCCTACTACACAGTTTGAACTTAGAATTATAACTAACTGATGAACCGCTGCTCCCTGGTTTTATATTGTCAATTTGGAATGCGCCAGTTGGTTTCCCCGAAACGCAAGTGGCGCGCGTTGTCGCTCGTCGGTagtgttttgtgtttaatttctcCGGTATTGGCAGGTGTTTCTGGAACTGGTGCTGCATGTTTTGGCTGGCATCGCTGGGTGCATCGGTGGATTTTCTAGAATTAGATGTTGCGGCTGGAACTGGTGCTAGCTCTTGTTAACTCGTGTTTGCTTAAGACACGAAAATCGTTGAATAATTACATGATCTACCACCAGATTCAGCTTCTTGTCTTCTAGCAAAAATCTTTAACCAGAGAACCGTGTACATCATAGAGCGGAATGTCCTCCATGATGAAAGCATACCGGACtttcaaaatgcaaaaaattaaaGGCGAATGGATTTCGTTTGCATTGGTCGTTGTCAACGTTCCCTGACACAAGAAATATCAGCGTCACATTAATGAGTTTCATCCAGCATttacgaacggtacgaaagaagtAGTTCGCCGAATAGAGTGAAcgagcggtcgttctttttcaaagaacggtagttctccccacgaactgattgcgagcgaacggtttgtgaacggactaattccgtaagaacggtttgcgagtgaactgttggagagtgaactgtttgtgaccgaactgtttgcgaatgaactgtatgggaacgaactgattgagagtgaactgtttgggaacgaactaaTGCAGCTGAACTCATTTGCGCcggacggaatggataaatataacgagaacgcttgtaaggaaaataaaacgatttttcatttatgagcaaaattcatgtaacgcagggtttattttgttaatgtatactcaattttgggatgaaaattaaattagattttcgtagttttaaaagcaaaactatatattttcaatttcatgtattctttcaattccgcgtaacaatcatatactttctgattatcagaaaaaaatctgggggaagctagggcgattcatggattaggtaaacataaaattttatagcgacggcatgttgagaaaaaagttttttcgttgctttcaattcattgtttggcctattgcgtgtacgtgttatcgtcattgtttgtatgattgattgttagtgaaaatcgctgctcatttttttccctgaatgaacattatgaaatatgatctttcatggatcctgtgtgttgtccaaaaagagaatatgaaaaattgcccaTATTTTATGCGCAtcgaattattacataaacttttgtcgaccgataaacgtattttcacatacaatttgcgacttttaatgaagcagcttatctttcctcactaaatttcaaaaatataaatcccatatgtacactatccaatccaacgatatcaattaaaagctgtctattgatgttgggttccagctaacattctatgttgttcttaataccgctgtacgaaagagcgaaagaacggttcaaaagaactggtcCACTTAGATGAACtgttagtgagtgaaccgttcaccaaagtgaactgttttgcccacatctaatttctatgctcatgattttctatgctggctacaaaaaggcggccatcttagcaatcccttggtttTTCTGCTATTATAATACAGTGGAACCTTGATTATCCGTGagtgcggtttatccgcgaaagcgagttccatagtaatggtATGGTCTTACCCGGAATTTATCAGTGAGtaggattttgtttttttttgtgttggtcatgactttcacattatctgacttCTGGTGTACACGAGCTAATAGATGGATAGTGTTGTATAGGagaaatattttccaaaattaTAAACTCAAACAACGATTTGGTTGTGTAAcaggagttataatttttctgcAATTACATTTTACAAAGTATTTTACAAAgtataattttaattaatttagaCTAAcgtttagtttcaattttataaatttcataTACGAACGCACGGAAATTTTATAAAACTCTTTGATTCCTCTAACTTCTATTGTTTCGTATCCAATTGTTTATTCCTACTAATtatcttttttcttcttctttgctCATCTTCTTCCCTAACGTTCACTCTTACCAAGGTTGTTCTATGCGAGCGTTGTTTATACTGTGGAGCCAAGTTCATAAATACACGTAAATATACGTGTTGGCTCCTCACATCCAAAACAGCTAGCTTGGCTACGGGACGCTCGTAAACTCCATTAGCTGTTTTTATTGTAGCTGATCGTATTCGACCATCCTTGCCAATGCAGGTATCGATGACCAGTCCTTTCGGCCAACAATTTCGAGGATTCTTCGGGTCAACGATCACAACCACATCGCCTAAAGCGATAGGCTTTGTGTCAACAAACCACTTAGTTCTTCGCGTTATCTACGGCAAATAGTCTGTGACCCAACGACGCCAATACTGGTTAGCGAGAGCTTGTGAAGTGCGCCAACTTTGTCTTAGATAGGCTCCATCGTTTTCATGCGTAGAAAGTGGTTTCGATCCATTAGaagaattcaataaaaaatggttGGGTGTTAATGCTGGTGCTGACTGTTCATCGATCGGTACATGTGTTAATGGCCGAGAATTAATTACGGATTCTACTTCAATCAATAAATTACGGAGAACCTCATCCGATAGTTTGTGTGTGGAGCGGATTGCCATTAGATTTTTCTTAACGCTTTGAATGAGGCGCTCCCAACTGCCACCCATATGGGGTGCAGAGGGGTGATTGAATAACCACTCTGTCTCTGTGCTCACAAATTCCTTCATTAGGTCTTCATGATTGATGGCTGAGATCGCCTCCTTTAGTTCTCGACTCGCTCCGATGAAATTAGTACCGCGATCGCTGTATATCGTTCGCGGTGTACCACGCCTCGCAATGAAATTACGAATCGCCATGACACATGAACTCGTGTTTAGTGATGCAACTACCTCAATATGTACTGCACGATCGAAAGGCAAGTAGCTAACATGCCCCAACGTTTCTCTATTCGCCGTCCAATGACTATCTCCATATGCCCGAAGAAATCGATACCCGTATGTGTAAAGGGTGCTGAAAACGCCTCTAATCGTACCGATGGCAAACTAGCCATTATAGGTGGTTGTGGTATCGCTGACTCATTTTTACATCGCTGACATCGTCTGCGAACCATAGAGTAACTAACTCAAATCCGTGGTATATGATATATTTGACGTAGTTCATTTATCACTGTTTGGTGATTCTGGTGATGATAACAGAGATGGTAATGCATGATTATCAGCAGCGTAATATGATGATCACGTGGTAAGATTATAGGATTCTTCGCACTGTCAGTAGCATAGTTACATATATCTATCCTACCACGCATTCTTACTATTCCGTTACTATCCAACCACGGAGACAACTTGTAGAGCGGGCTTGTCTTAGGAATCAATTTTACAGGTTTCGTAGGGATATTTTTCTGCTTCTCCAGTATATTTATCTCTGCGGAAAACTTTTCTCGTTGAGCTAGCCGCAATAAATACAATTGTGCAATTCGTAGTTCTTCCGAGTGTTGCGGACCGATTTTTTTTCGGCTGTTTTCGTTGCTGTAGTTTGCAATTATTGAAAAAGCGATAGACAAGGGCAAAACGGGAAAACGAACGTATACAAAGTACAGGTTCTGGCAATTCGTGGTGGGCCACGAAATTGATTCGCAGTTCCTCAATCGTTGGCAGATTTTCACTTTGTTGTGGCCATTCTTTGTCCGAGCACCAAAGAAACTCGGGTCCAATAAACCACCTACTTGTTTCTGATAAATCCGGTCGCTTCTCCCACTTGGTGCCGTCATCAGCAACATTGAGCTTTGTGGGTACCCAACGCCATTCATGCGTTTCAGATATGTCGAGAATTTCACTAATTCGTGCTGCTACAAACGCTTTGTACTTTCGATGGTCTGCAGTTATCCAGCAAAGGACATCTCGAGAATCAGTCCAATAAACTCGTTTCGTGATTGGGAAAGAAAGCGATCTTAGAATGGTTTGACTCAGCCTAGCGCCGAGTACGGCTGCTTGTAGCTCTAGCCTGGGGATTGACTGATACTTCAGGGGTGCAACTCTTGTCTTGGCTGCCGTTAAGGTGCATTCTACAGTACCATTTTCTTCGAAACACAAAAATACTGCAGCAGCAAAACCATTTTCGCTTGCATCCACGAATGTGTGCAACTGTACTGTACAATTTGTACTTAAACGAATTAGTTTTCGATAGCATCTCGGAATTCTTACGTTTTCTAGCATCGGTAAAACTTGTAACCATGCTTTCCATTTTTCGAATAATTTGGTCGAAATCATCTCGTCCCACTGCACGCCTTCTCGCCATATTTCTTGAAGTAGGACTTTCAGGTACATGAGAAAATGACTGATTAGTCCTAGAGGATCGAAGATGGTCATCAAAACCTTGAGTACCTCGCGCTTCGTCGGATGTCGTTGTCCATACAATAGCTCCCGATCGTAACGATTCCATCCGATCTTATATGTGAATGAATCTGAAGCAGTATTCCACCACATGCCCAGGATTTTTTCTGTTGCTATTTCAGGAGACAGGTCGAGATTCTTCTCTGGTGTAGTTTCTTCTTGTAGTGCTGTTGCTACTCTTTGAGAATTGCAAATCCAGCCCCGAATTTCAAAGCCGCCTTGAGCGTGAATATGTTTGACTTCACGCGCTAGACGAATTGCTTCTTCTTCGGTTTCTACGCTCAACAGCATGTCATCCACGTAGTGCTTGTTTTTAATAATGCTCCGCGTTTAAATTTATTACGTGTTGAGCACAGCTTGGGGAGCAACAAGCTCCAAAGGTCATAACACGCATTACGAAAACTCCAATGTTACCATCATTGTTCCACCAGAAAAAACGTT
The Toxorhynchites rutilus septentrionalis strain SRP chromosome 2, ASM2978413v1, whole genome shotgun sequence genome window above contains:
- the LOC129771785 gene encoding uncharacterized protein LOC129771785, translating into MLLSVETEEEAIRLAREVKHIHAQGGFEIRGWICNSQRVATALQEETTPEKNLDLSPEIATEKILGMWWNTASDSFTYKIGWNRYDRELLYGQRHPTKREVLKVLMTIFDPLGLISHFLMYLKVLLQEIWREGVQWDEMISTKLFEKWKAWLQVLPMLENVRIPRCYRKLIRLSTNCTVQLHTFVDASENGFAAAVFLCFEENGTVECTLTAAKTRVAPLKYQSIPRLELQAAVLGARLSQTILRSLSFPITKRVYWTDSRDVLCWITADHRKYKAFVAARISEILDISETHEWRWVPTKLNVADDGTKWEKRPDLSETSRWFIGPEFLWCSDKEWPQQSENLPTIEELRINFVAHHELPEPVLCIRSFSRFALVYRFFNNCKLQQRKQPKKNRSATLGRTTNCTIVFIAASSTRKVFRRDKYTGEAEKYPYETCKIDS